Proteins encoded together in one Palaemon carinicauda isolate YSFRI2023 chromosome 45, ASM3689809v2, whole genome shotgun sequence window:
- the LOC137634702 gene encoding uro-adherence factor A-like, with protein MPNFSVPENLVYAVGPLVDVEGPDLEGPKKTRSVGALSDLEGPKETRSLEVLSDLEGPKETRSVGALSDLEGLKETRSVEALSDLEGPKETRSVGALSDLEGPKEARSVEALSDLEGPKEARSVEALSLEGPKEARSVEALLDLEGPKETRSVEALLDLEGPKETRSVEALLDLEGPKETRSVGALLDLEGPKETRSVEALSDLEGPKETRSVEALLDLEGPKETRSVEALLDLEGPKETRSVEALSDLEGPKETRSVEALLDLEGPKETRSVEALSDLEGPKETRSVEALLDLKGPKENRSVEELLDLEGPKETRSDPKKLEVSDLEGPKETRSVGALLDLEEPKETRSVEALLDLEGPKETRSVEALLDLEGPKETRSVGALLDLEGPKETRSVEALSDLEGPKETRSVEALLDLEGPKETRSVEALLDLEGPKETRSVEALSDLEGPKETRSVEALLDLEGPKETRSVEALSDLEGPKETRSVEALLDLKGPKENRSVEELLDLEGPKETRSVGALLDLEGPKETRSVEALSDLEGPKETRSVGALLDLEGPKETRSVGSRRTQRN; from the exons ATGCCTAACTTTAGTGTCCCTG AAAACTTGGTATATGCCGTAGGCCCTTTGGTGGATGTGGAGGGACCGGACCTCGAAGGACCCAAAAAAACTAGAAGCGTAGGGGCTCTGTCAGATCTCGAAGGACCCAAAGAAACTAGAAGCCTAGAGGTTCTGTCGGATCTCGAAGGACCCAAAGAAACTAGAAGCGTAGGGGCTCTGTCGGATCTCGAAGGACTCAAAGAAACTAGAAGCGTAGAGGCACTGTCGGATCTCGAAGGACCCAAAGAAACTAGAAGCGTAGGGGCTCTGTCGGATCTCGAAGGACCCAAAGAAGCTAGAAGCGTAGAGGCACTGTCGGATCTCGAAGGACCCAAAGAAGCTAGAAGCGTAGAGGCACTGTCTCTCGAAGGACCCAAAGAAGCTAGAAGCGTAGAGGCACTATTGGATCTCGAAGGACCCAAAGAAACTAGAAGCGTAGAGGCACTGTTGGATCTCGAAGGACCCAAAGAAACTAGAAGCGTAGAGGCACTGTTGGATCTCGAAGGACCCAAGGAAACTAGAAGCGTAGGGGCTCTGTTGGATCTCGAAGGACCCAAAGAAACTAGAAGCGTAGAGGCTCTGTCGGATCTCGAAGGACCCAAAGAAACTAGAAGCGTAGAGGCACTGTTGGATCTCGAAGGACCCAAAGAAACTAGAAGCGTAGAGGCACTGTTGGATCTCGAAGGACCCAAAGAAACTAGAAGCGTAGAGGCTCTGTCGGATCTCGAAGGACCCAAAGAAACTAGAAGCGTAGAGGCACTGTTGGATCTCGAAGGACCCAAAGAAACTAGAAGCGTAGAGGCTCTGTCGGATCTCGAAGGACCCAAAGAAACTAGAAGCGTAGAGGCACTGTTGGATCTCAAAGGACCCAAAGAAAATAGAAGCGTAGAGGAACTGTTGGATCTCGAAGGACCCAAAGAAACTAGAAGC GACCCAAAGAAACTAGAAGTGTCGGATCTCGAAGGACCCAAAGAAACTAGAAGCGTAGGGGCTTTGTTGGATCTCGAAGAACCCAAAGAAACTAGAAGCGTAGAGGCACTGTTGGATCTCGAAGGACCCAAAGAAACTAGAAGCGTAGAGGCACTGTTGGATCTCGAAGGACCCAAGGAAACTAGAAGCGTAGGGGCTCTGTTGGATCTCGAAGGACCCAAAGAAACTAGAAGCGTAGAGGCTCTGTCGGATCTCGAAGGACCCAAAGAAACTAGAAGCGTAGAGGCACTGTTGGATCTCGAAGGACCCAAAGAAACTAGAAGCGTAGAGGCACTGTTGGATCTCGAAGGACCCAAAGAAACTAGAAGCGTAGAGGCTCTGTCGGATCTCGAAGGACCCAAAGAAACTAGAAGCGTAGAGGCACTGTTGGATCTCGAAGGACCCAAAGAAACTAGAAGCGTAGAGGCTCTGTCGGATCTCGAAGGACCCAAAGAAACTAGAAGCGTAGAGGCACTGTTGGATCTCAAAGGACCCAAAGAAAATAGAAGCGTAGAGGAACTATTGGATCTCGAAGGACCCAAAGAAACTAGAAGCGTAGGGGCTCTGTTGGATCTCGAAGGACCCAAAGAAACTAGAAGCGTAGAGGCTCTGTCGGATCTCGAAGGACCCAAAGAAACTAGAAGCGTAGGGGCTCTGTTGGATCTTGAAGGACCCAAAGAAACTAGAAGTGTCGGATCTCGAAGGACCCAAAGAAACTAG